Proteins found in one Paralichthys olivaceus isolate ysfri-2021 chromosome 19, ASM2471397v2, whole genome shotgun sequence genomic segment:
- the nudt14 gene encoding uridine diphosphate glucose pyrophosphatase NUDT14, with protein sequence MEEINSIEVGPCTESDYLKPFRVHYNQNGTKKTWDFMQTHDSVSVLIFNTTSHCFVLVKQFRPAVYMCEWERSKKQAPQPAEKTEEGAAEAAAPESQEGQSASEGESSSQWPPASAGVTYELCAGLVDKPDLSLEEIARQEVLEECGYDVPAAKLKKITSYRSGVGVTGSKQTMFYAEVSDDNCVGAGGGEPREGELIEVVKVPLHEAMTFAYDERIPKTMGVIFSFIWFHNNMSPKYKISTNV encoded by the exons ATGGAGGAGATCAACAGCATCGAAGTGGGTCCGTGCACAGAGTCCGACTACCTGAAGCCGTTCAGGGTGCACTACAACCAG AACGGCACAAAGAAAACCTGGGACTTCATGCAAACCCATGACAG tGTATCAGTGCTGATCTTCAACACCACCTCACATTGTTTTGTCCTTGTCAAGCAGTTCCGTCCAG CTGTATACATGTGTGAGTGGGAAAGGAGCAAGAAGCAGGCGCCTCAGCCTGCTGAAAAAACCGAGGAGGGCGCTGCCGAAGCCGCGGCCCCAGAGTCTCAGGAGGGCCAGTCGGCCTCAGAGGGGGAGAGCTCTTCTCAGTGGCCCCCAGCCTCGGCGGGGGTCACCTACGAGCTGTGCGCCGGGCTGGTGGACAAACCTGACCTCTCGCTGGAGGAGATTGCTCGGcaagaggtgctggaggagtGTGGCTACGATGTACCTGCCGCTAAGCTGAAGAAGATTACTTCTTACAG GTCAGGCGTGGGTGTAACGGGTTCCAAGCAGACCATGTTTTACGCCGAGGTGTCCGACGACAACTGTGTGGGCGCGGGTGGAGGTGAGCCACGGGAGGGCGAGCTTATCGAGGTGGTCAAAGTTCCGCTGCACGAGGCCATGACGTTCGCCTACGACGAGCGTATACCCAAAACCATGGGCGTCATTTTTAGCTTCATCTGGTTCCATAATAACATGTCTCCCAAGTACAAGATCTCAACTAATGTGTAA